From the genome of Rathayibacter sp. VKM Ac-2759, one region includes:
- a CDS encoding ABC transporter substrate-binding protein: protein MRHRSFFTITALGLSGALLLSGCTGGGGSDPVEDRSSEVGFNETGLPIVDDTLSLTFGGTKSALSPDYSTMQLVQQWEQDTNIAIEWKNLPEQVYAEKKNLLLASDDVPNVLFNSGLTDAEIVQYGENGTLVPLEDLIEQYAPTLSGILEERPDIRAALTASDGHIYTLPSVEELGILQYPNFLFINTAWLEKLGIPMPTTIEEYRAALEAFKTQDPNGNGEADEIPLSFRTDSFCANPNDLIAALGGQPENNDHRIVVDGEVQFTADTDGYKQGVEALSEWYSDGLIDPESFSQDDVAYLSKGKADTEILGSFFWWEAKEMIGEDRLGDYAVLGVLEGVDGEKRASVTNNQEINRGAMAITRSNEYPAATMRWADRLFDPEMSAQTSWGPLGVTLEKDASGMLVQIPAAAGEAEGERRQKVAPGGPKITTKEDFETVVAPEPRAKERQDLVNEYYLPFKANDAYPPVMLSNDELDRVSYALTDINTLVKEKFATWIVNGTVDDEWDSYVSQLESMGASDVTATYQQAYDRFQSGGE, encoded by the coding sequence ATGAGACACCGCAGTTTCTTCACCATCACCGCCCTCGGACTCTCCGGCGCACTCCTGCTCTCCGGCTGCACCGGCGGCGGCGGCTCCGACCCGGTCGAGGACCGGTCGTCGGAGGTCGGCTTCAACGAGACCGGCCTCCCGATCGTCGACGACACCCTGTCGCTCACCTTCGGTGGCACCAAGTCGGCGCTCTCGCCCGACTACTCCACGATGCAGCTCGTGCAGCAGTGGGAGCAGGACACCAACATCGCCATCGAGTGGAAGAACCTCCCCGAGCAGGTCTACGCCGAGAAGAAGAACCTCCTCCTCGCCAGCGACGACGTGCCGAACGTGCTCTTCAACTCCGGGCTCACCGACGCCGAGATCGTGCAGTACGGCGAGAACGGCACCCTCGTACCGCTCGAGGACCTGATCGAGCAGTACGCGCCGACCCTCTCGGGCATCCTCGAGGAGCGACCCGACATCCGCGCCGCGCTGACCGCCTCCGACGGGCACATCTACACGCTGCCCTCGGTCGAGGAGCTCGGGATCCTCCAGTACCCGAACTTCCTCTTCATCAACACGGCCTGGCTCGAGAAGCTCGGCATCCCGATGCCGACCACCATCGAGGAGTACCGCGCCGCCCTCGAGGCGTTCAAGACTCAGGACCCGAACGGCAACGGCGAGGCCGACGAGATCCCGCTCTCGTTCCGCACCGACTCCTTCTGCGCGAACCCGAACGACCTGATCGCGGCCCTCGGCGGACAGCCCGAGAACAATGATCACCGCATCGTCGTCGACGGCGAGGTGCAGTTCACCGCGGACACCGACGGCTACAAGCAGGGCGTCGAGGCCCTCTCCGAGTGGTACTCCGACGGTCTGATCGATCCGGAGTCGTTCTCGCAGGACGACGTCGCCTACCTCTCCAAGGGCAAGGCCGACACCGAGATCCTCGGTTCCTTCTTCTGGTGGGAGGCGAAGGAGATGATCGGCGAGGACCGCCTCGGCGACTACGCCGTGCTCGGTGTGCTCGAGGGCGTCGACGGTGAGAAGCGCGCCAGCGTCACCAACAACCAGGAGATCAACCGCGGTGCGATGGCGATCACGCGCTCGAACGAGTACCCGGCCGCCACGATGCGCTGGGCCGACCGCCTCTTCGACCCCGAGATGAGCGCCCAGACCAGCTGGGGGCCCCTCGGCGTGACGCTCGAGAAGGACGCCTCCGGGATGCTCGTGCAGATCCCCGCTGCGGCCGGTGAGGCCGAGGGCGAGCGCCGCCAGAAGGTCGCGCCCGGTGGGCCGAAGATCACCACGAAGGAGGACTTCGAGACGGTCGTCGCGCCCGAGCCCCGCGCCAAGGAGCGTCAGGACCTCGTGAACGAGTACTACCTCCCGTTCAAGGCGAACGACGCCTACCCGCCGGTGATGCTCTCGAACGACGAGCTCGACCGCGTCTCGTACGCGCTCACCGACATCAACACCCTGGTCAAGGAGAAGTTCGCGACCTGGATCGTCAACGGCACGGTCGACGACGAATGGGACTCCTACGTCTCACAGCTCGAGTCGATGGGCGCCTCCGACGTCACGGCCACGTACCAGCAGGCCTACGACCGCTTCCAGAGCGGCGGCGAGTAG
- a CDS encoding DUF2273 domain-containing protein, whose translation MTPSRTGLVLGAVLALAALAFGFWAMLFVALAMAIGFGAGRVIEGRLDLRSLADTLRGRRTS comes from the coding sequence GTGACTCCCTCCCGCACCGGGCTCGTCCTCGGCGCCGTCCTCGCCCTCGCGGCCCTCGCCTTCGGCTTCTGGGCGATGCTCTTCGTCGCCCTGGCCATGGCGATCGGCTTCGGTGCCGGTCGTGTGATCGAGGGCAGGCTCGATCTGCGCTCGCTGGCCGACACCCTCCGCGGGCGGCGGACCTCGTGA
- a CDS encoding LacI family DNA-binding transcriptional regulator translates to MVRRTATMWQVAERAGVSQATVSLVLNNAPGNRVTEATRARVMEAVEALGYRTNAFAKSLRSGQSGIIGFVSDEVASAPFAGRLLQGAQKQAWESGHVILSVDTFGEKALESSAIDMMLSYRVLGVIYASMYHRVVEVPEALHDVPTVVANAQAADGRFSSVFPDEERGGYVATRQLTDAGHERIAYIDIQPAGNDLPAGVGRLAGYRRALEEAGLVVDPRLVRHGQGGTVEDGLALTAELLDEADPPTAIFCGNDRTAWGAYRTLEARGLRVPDDCSVVGFDDQETLAAYLDPGLTTMALPYERMARQAVSILLADPREDPRSHPIECSPVLRGSVASAKVRA, encoded by the coding sequence ATGGTTCGACGCACGGCCACGATGTGGCAGGTGGCCGAGCGCGCAGGCGTCTCGCAGGCGACCGTGTCCCTCGTGCTCAACAACGCTCCCGGCAACCGGGTGACCGAGGCGACGCGCGCCCGGGTCATGGAGGCGGTCGAGGCCCTCGGCTACCGCACCAACGCGTTCGCGAAGTCCCTCCGCAGCGGCCAGTCGGGCATTATCGGCTTCGTCTCGGACGAGGTCGCCAGCGCTCCGTTCGCCGGTCGCCTCCTCCAGGGGGCTCAGAAGCAGGCCTGGGAGAGCGGTCACGTCATCCTGAGCGTCGACACCTTCGGCGAGAAGGCGCTCGAGTCCTCGGCGATCGACATGATGCTCTCCTACCGGGTGCTCGGCGTGATCTACGCCTCGATGTACCACCGCGTCGTCGAGGTCCCGGAGGCGCTCCACGACGTCCCGACGGTCGTCGCGAACGCCCAGGCCGCCGACGGCCGGTTCTCGAGCGTCTTCCCCGATGAGGAGCGCGGCGGCTACGTCGCCACCCGTCAGCTGACCGACGCCGGTCACGAGCGGATCGCCTACATCGACATCCAGCCCGCCGGGAACGATCTCCCGGCCGGTGTCGGTCGCCTGGCGGGCTACCGCCGTGCGCTCGAGGAGGCGGGACTCGTCGTCGATCCCCGCCTGGTGCGCCACGGCCAGGGCGGCACCGTCGAGGACGGCCTGGCCCTCACGGCCGAGCTCCTCGACGAAGCCGACCCTCCGACGGCGATCTTCTGCGGCAACGACCGCACGGCGTGGGGTGCCTACCGCACCCTCGAGGCCCGAGGCCTCCGCGTGCCCGACGACTGCTCGGTCGTCGGCTTCGACGATCAGGAGACCCTCGCCGCCTACCTCGATCCCGGTCTCACGACCATGGCGCTTCCCTACGAGCGGATGGCCCGCCAGGCCGTCTCGATCCTCCTCGCCGATCCGCGCGAGGACCCCCGATCCCATCCCATCGAATGCTCACCGGTCCTCCGAGGATCTGTGGCGAGTGCAAAGGTGCGCGCATGA
- a CDS encoding ABC transporter permease subunit, whose translation MRSWQLYVLLAPAVVFVVLFKYWPMYGAQIAFRDYNPSEGFSGSPWVGLDNFTRFVSSFQFGRLIENTLTVNALGLLIAFPVPIVLALIVNQLQSERFKKFTQTVLYSPSFISVVVVVGMIHLLFSPRSGIVNSAIVALGGEPVFFMGSPDWFRPLYIGSDIWQNAGFSMIVYLAALTAIDPALHEAARVDGASKWQRIRHIDIPGIMPVITILFILAIGNLFNLGFEKVLLMQTDLNLPTSEVIQTYVYKAGLQQAQFSYSAAIGLFNSLINLVLLATFNWVARRAGQSSLW comes from the coding sequence GTGCGGTCCTGGCAGTTATACGTACTACTCGCCCCCGCCGTCGTCTTCGTCGTCCTGTTCAAGTACTGGCCGATGTACGGCGCGCAGATCGCGTTCCGCGACTACAACCCGTCGGAGGGGTTCTCGGGCAGCCCCTGGGTGGGCCTGGACAACTTCACCAGGTTCGTCTCGTCGTTCCAGTTCGGGCGGCTGATCGAGAACACGCTGACGGTGAACGCCCTCGGACTGCTGATCGCCTTCCCGGTCCCGATCGTCCTCGCGCTGATCGTCAACCAGCTGCAGAGCGAGCGCTTCAAGAAGTTCACGCAGACGGTGCTCTACTCGCCCTCGTTCATCTCGGTGGTCGTCGTGGTCGGCATGATCCACCTGCTCTTCTCGCCGCGCTCCGGGATCGTGAACAGCGCGATCGTGGCCCTCGGAGGCGAGCCGGTCTTCTTCATGGGGTCGCCGGACTGGTTCCGCCCGCTCTACATCGGCTCCGACATCTGGCAGAACGCCGGCTTCTCGATGATCGTCTACCTCGCTGCGCTGACCGCGATCGATCCCGCTCTCCACGAGGCGGCGAGGGTCGACGGTGCGAGCAAGTGGCAGCGGATCCGGCATATCGACATCCCCGGGATCATGCCGGTGATCACCATCCTGTTCATCCTCGCGATCGGCAACCTCTTCAATCTCGGCTTCGAGAAGGTCCTGCTCATGCAGACCGACCTCAACCTGCCGACCTCCGAGGTGATCCAGACCTACGTCTACAAAGCGGGCCTGCAGCAAGCGCAGTTCAGCTACTCGGCCGCGATCGGCCTGTTCAACTCCCTGATCAACCTCGTCCTCCTGGCGACCTTCAACTGGGTCGCACGCCGGGCGGGCCAATCGAGCCTTTGGTGA
- a CDS encoding Asp23/Gls24 family envelope stress response protein encodes MTDSDRTIDLGAVDRGHPEGESIERLVATAAAETAVGVSGVHHLGGTAARSLDRAARAVLGTSTSPGVTVSRADGVTTVDLDLVVEYPHRVKTVIDATREQVSRAAAPLAAGSVVVNVTVTDVHGPFDPIEVPDDEREYGEPLVDKARDAIDSAREQTADALDSAADAVGEEREADEARAAADRPAADRPVEAEAPVAAEFVVRVEVEPVDGGSAVSTPPVAVEIEPVESEPAESVSASDDATASHRAGQE; translated from the coding sequence ATGACCGATTCCGACCGCACGATCGACCTCGGCGCCGTAGACCGCGGCCACCCCGAGGGCGAGTCGATCGAGCGCCTCGTGGCGACCGCCGCGGCCGAGACCGCCGTCGGCGTCAGCGGGGTCCACCACCTCGGCGGCACCGCCGCCCGCAGCCTCGACCGCGCCGCGCGCGCTGTGCTGGGCACGAGCACGAGCCCCGGAGTGACGGTCAGCCGCGCCGACGGCGTCACCACCGTCGACCTCGACCTGGTCGTCGAGTACCCGCACAGGGTGAAGACCGTGATCGACGCGACCCGCGAGCAGGTCTCCCGCGCCGCTGCGCCGCTCGCCGCAGGCTCCGTCGTGGTGAACGTCACCGTCACCGACGTGCACGGTCCGTTCGACCCGATCGAGGTGCCCGACGACGAGCGCGAGTACGGCGAGCCTCTCGTCGACAAGGCGCGCGACGCCATCGACTCCGCGCGCGAGCAGACGGCGGACGCCCTCGACTCGGCTGCCGACGCTGTCGGTGAGGAGCGCGAGGCCGACGAGGCGCGTGCCGCCGCCGACCGGCCTGCCGCCGACCGCCCGGTCGAGGCCGAGGCGCCCGTCGCCGCCGAGTTCGTCGTGCGCGTCGAGGTCGAGCCCGTCGACGGAGGATCGGCCGTCTCCACGCCGCCGGTCGCCGTCGAGATCGAGCCGGTCGAGAGCGAGCCGGCCGAGAGCGTGTCCGCCTCCGACGACGCCACGGCCTCGCACCGCGCCGGGCAGGAGTAG
- a CDS encoding Asp23/Gls24 family envelope stress response protein yields the protein MTNVTPTPSSAKHGTATSTGKNTIADGVVEKVAGIAARQVPGVHDLGGGAARAIGAIRNAINAQDRGQGISVEVGEKQVAADITVVAEYPVALQKLADSIRSAVSEAITSVVGMEVTEVNVTVSDVYIPSDDKDEDTESRVK from the coding sequence ATGACCAACGTCACCCCCACCCCCTCCTCGGCCAAGCACGGCACCGCGACCTCGACCGGCAAGAACACCATCGCCGACGGCGTCGTCGAGAAGGTCGCCGGCATCGCCGCCCGCCAGGTCCCCGGCGTGCACGACCTCGGCGGCGGAGCCGCCCGCGCCATCGGCGCGATCCGCAACGCGATCAACGCGCAGGACCGCGGCCAGGGCATCTCGGTCGAGGTCGGCGAGAAGCAGGTCGCCGCCGACATCACCGTCGTCGCCGAGTACCCCGTCGCGCTGCAGAAGCTCGCCGACAGCATCCGCTCCGCCGTCTCCGAGGCCATCACCTCGGTCGTCGGCATGGAGGTCACCGAGGTCAACGTGACGGTGTCCGACGTCTACATCCCCTCGGACGACAAGGACGAGGACACCGAGAGCCGCGTCAAGTGA
- a CDS encoding DUF6286 domain-containing protein: MTTPTTTAGSLYPRILRRETHSSRSGSAIVLAAVLILLFAWLGTEAVIAALGQPALLVAPQDGATALLSAASAPIALTAAAGAVAALIGLVLLVLSFAPGRRGRRIAGSGRTATVVDDRVIAQSVARTAAYASDVDPDQVSVSIGRSTVGVTVARTSGRSTDIGGIREAVDAELATYDYSPRLRARVRLSEKGTVR; encoded by the coding sequence GTGACGACCCCCACCACCACCGCAGGGTCGCTGTACCCGCGCATCCTCCGACGCGAGACGCACTCGTCGCGCTCCGGTTCGGCGATCGTGCTCGCCGCCGTGCTGATCCTGCTCTTCGCCTGGCTCGGCACGGAGGCGGTGATCGCCGCCCTCGGGCAGCCCGCGCTGCTCGTGGCCCCGCAGGATGGCGCGACCGCGCTGCTCAGTGCGGCCAGCGCCCCCATCGCGCTGACCGCCGCCGCGGGAGCGGTTGCCGCCCTGATCGGGCTCGTCCTGCTCGTCCTCTCGTTCGCCCCCGGGCGTCGCGGACGTCGCATCGCCGGCTCCGGCCGCACGGCCACCGTCGTCGACGACCGCGTGATCGCCCAGAGCGTCGCCCGCACCGCCGCCTACGCCAGCGACGTCGATCCGGACCAGGTGTCGGTGTCGATCGGCAGGAGCACGGTCGGCGTCACCGTGGCCCGCACGTCGGGCCGTAGCACCGACATCGGCGGCATCCGCGAGGCCGTCGACGCCGAGCTGGCGACCTACGACTACAGCCCCCGCCTGCGCGCCCGCGTGCGCCTGTCCGAGAAGGGGACGGTCCGCTGA
- a CDS encoding carbohydrate ABC transporter permease, with protein MTQTIHPQSAVRPQPAPPSPHRPAPPTRGRFADPVFNTVAITVLVLAIVAIIYPMYFIVIASFSEPSQILNGNVWLWPEGFTLEGYARIFSDGAIWQGFGNSVLYTVVGTAISVATILCAAYALSRKDLYGRTFFLLLFIVTMFIDGGLIARYLVVRDLGLLDSIWAVVLPGAVGVWNLIIARAFFENNVPGELRDAAQMDGASDFRFFFSIVLPLSKPLIFLMIMIHLVANWNAFFDALIYLDDESKYPLQLVLRNVLIQSEVTAAGGSGAMDSYAAAQRLGELIKYGMIVISTIPLLIVLPFMQKHFTKGALLGAVKS; from the coding sequence ATGACCCAGACCATCCACCCCCAGTCCGCCGTCCGCCCGCAGCCGGCACCGCCCTCGCCCCACCGCCCCGCCCCGCCCACCCGCGGACGATTCGCGGACCCCGTCTTCAACACCGTCGCGATCACCGTCCTGGTCCTGGCGATCGTCGCGATCATCTACCCGATGTACTTCATCGTCATCGCGTCGTTCAGCGAGCCGTCGCAGATCCTCAACGGGAACGTCTGGCTCTGGCCCGAGGGCTTCACGCTCGAGGGCTACGCCCGGATCTTCTCGGACGGCGCGATCTGGCAGGGCTTCGGCAACTCGGTGCTCTACACGGTCGTCGGCACCGCGATCAGCGTCGCCACCATCCTCTGCGCTGCCTACGCGCTGTCGAGGAAGGACCTCTACGGCAGGACCTTCTTCCTCCTCCTGTTCATCGTCACGATGTTCATCGACGGAGGCCTGATCGCCCGCTACCTCGTGGTGCGCGATCTCGGACTGCTCGACAGCATCTGGGCCGTGGTCCTGCCGGGAGCGGTCGGCGTCTGGAACCTGATCATCGCCCGCGCCTTCTTCGAGAACAACGTTCCCGGAGAGCTGCGCGACGCGGCGCAGATGGACGGCGCGAGCGACTTCCGCTTCTTCTTCAGCATCGTCCTGCCGCTGTCGAAGCCGCTGATCTTCCTGATGATCATGATCCACCTCGTGGCCAACTGGAACGCCTTCTTCGACGCGCTCATCTACCTCGACGACGAGAGCAAGTACCCGCTCCAGCTGGTGCTCCGCAACGTCCTCATCCAGTCCGAGGTCACCGCCGCCGGAGGCTCGGGAGCGATGGACTCCTACGCCGCCGCCCAGCGCCTGGGCGAGCTGATCAAGTACGGAATGATCGTCATCTCGACGATCCCCCTCCTGATCGTGCTGCCCTTCATGCAGAAGCACTTCACCAAGGGCGCCCTTCTCGGCGCCGTGAAGAGCTGA